The following proteins are encoded in a genomic region of Arachis ipaensis cultivar K30076 chromosome B02, Araip1.1, whole genome shotgun sequence:
- the LOC107625830 gene encoding probable WRKY transcription factor 33, with the protein MERKGENEHDGHSAYGSRTVREPRVVVQTTSEIDILDDGYGWRKYGQKVVKGNPNARSYYKCTAPGCSVRKHVERAATDIKSVITTYEGKHNHDVPAARGSAGYNMNRNSLNRNNSSAPAAPIRPAAVNGYSSAPNFTNSLYNPRLPATGTQESSSLDMLQGSGLFGYTSLGRSMGSYGNNSQLSDGVYIKAKDERKDDSFLESFLSKN; encoded by the exons ATGGAGAG GAAGGGGGAGAATGAACATGATGGTCATTCAGCCTATGGAAGTAGAACTGTTAGGGAACCTAGAGTTGTAGTTCAAACTACAAGCGAAATCGATATTCTTGATGATGGCTACGGATGGAGGAAATATGGACAGAAAGTAGTTAAAGGAAATCCAAATGCAAG GAGTTATTACAAATGCACAGCCCCTGGTTGTTCAGTGAGGAAACATGTTGAGCGAGCCGCGACTGATATAAAATCAGTGATCACAACTTATGAAGGGAAACACAACCATGATGTGCCTGCAGCACGCGGCAGCGCAGGTTACAACATGAACAGAAACTCTCTAAATAGAAACAATAGCAGTGCACCGGCGGCACCAATAAGGCCTGCGGCCGTGAATGGTTATTCTAGCGCGCCGAATTTCACGAATTCACTTTACAATCCTAGGCTTCCGGCCACCGGAACTCAAGAATCATCTTCCCTAGACATGCTGCAAGGCTCTGGACTCTTCGGCTACACGTCTCTTGGAAGATCAATGGGTTCATATGGAAACAATTCGCAACTTTCGGATGGTGTATACATCAAGGCCAAGGATGAAAGGAAGGATGACTCATTCCTTGAGTCATTTCTttcaaagaactaa
- the LOC107625829 gene encoding CASP-like protein 4B1 produces MAAIIDFAGDQFSTLIIGTQQWLRYLLAIAILSSLYNGGILFLKVKGKQLLQPRMAAIIDFAGDQIMAYLLLSSASSAIPITNRMRENSDNIFTDSSSTAICMSIFAFICLAVSALISGFKLSTQPYI; encoded by the exons ATGGCTGCTATCATTGACTTTGCAGGAGACCAG TTCTCAACATTGATTATTGGAACTCAACAATGGCTCAGATATTTGCTGGCTATTGCAATTTTGTCAAGTCTTTATAATGGAGGCATATTGTTTCTCAAAGTAAAAGGAAAACAATTGCTTCAGCCCAGAATGGCTGCTATCATTGACTTTGCAGGAGACCAG ATCATGGCATATCTGTTGTTATCATCagcatcttcagcaattccaataACAAACAGAATGAGAGAAAACTCAGACAATATATTCACTGATTCTTCAAGTACAGCCATTTGCATGTCCATTTTTGCATTCATTTGTTTAGCAGTGTCAGCACTCATCTCTGGCTTCAAACTATCAACTCAACCTTATATATGA